One Natrinema longum genomic window carries:
- a CDS encoding stage II sporulation protein M: MDSGLEREGKRREGGYPPQVALADAWSEHRRYVGFAAGLFAFGIVIGVVLMLAGYNLLEIIQELVGEPLFPDIGGQSRLELAQFLLVNNTRAFLLSILGVVTLGLLTVWAMVFNGVIVGNIGAFITRDVGLDYILVGLLPHGIFELPALFIAAGVGFRLLYRFGQRIRGSRNAVFTKPYLYRTGILVLVGWLLLVVAAFVEAFVTPALLETLFAERLEQLGTSS, encoded by the coding sequence ATGGACTCAGGGTTAGAGCGCGAGGGGAAGCGCCGCGAGGGAGGGTATCCTCCCCAGGTCGCCCTCGCAGACGCCTGGAGCGAGCACAGGCGGTACGTCGGGTTCGCCGCCGGCCTGTTCGCGTTCGGGATCGTGATCGGCGTCGTCCTCATGCTCGCCGGCTACAACCTGCTCGAGATCATCCAAGAGCTGGTCGGGGAGCCGCTCTTCCCGGATATCGGCGGTCAGAGCCGGCTCGAGCTGGCGCAATTCTTGCTCGTGAACAACACCCGCGCGTTCCTGCTGTCGATTCTGGGCGTGGTGACGCTTGGCCTCCTGACGGTCTGGGCGATGGTATTCAACGGGGTCATCGTCGGAAATATCGGCGCGTTCATCACCAGGGACGTTGGCCTCGATTACATCCTCGTCGGGTTGCTCCCCCACGGAATCTTCGAGCTGCCGGCCCTCTTCATCGCCGCCGGCGTCGGGTTCCGGTTGCTGTATCGGTTCGGCCAGCGGATTCGCGGCAGCCGAAACGCGGTCTTCACGAAGCCCTACCTCTACCGGACCGGGATCCTCGTTCTCGTCGGCTGGCTGCTGCTGGTCGTGGCCGCCTTCGTCGAAGCCTTCGTCACGCCCGCGCTGCTCGAGACCCTGTTCGCCGAACGGCTCGAGCAACTCGGCACGTCGTCCTGA
- a CDS encoding AAA family ATPase: MEETNVTPDEAARTVEHVVERIEEAAVVDRQVLHAMLSAVLARGHVLLEDVPGTGKTVTARVIAESMGLAFKRIQFTPDLLPSDVTGSTIYDDSTGEFEFAKGPVFTNVVLADEINRAPPKTQAALLEAMEERQVSVDGTTYDLPDPFVVVATQNPIEQEGTFRLPEAQRDRFSVKTSLGYPDFDGEMGLLERRANRRSLSPSVDPVVRSDAVRLLQGLTEEVTVDEKVRRYIVEIARKTRSDQRAEIGVSPRGVQRVFEAARAAALIDGRSYVTPDDVKRLAQPTMAHRIVLTTEATVEGVDESAVVRHAVTAVDVPAVAPGGDDPEPPTESETTADDPRNETPSADPRDEPSSNDSRDDPDSSSERQGDPRMGD, encoded by the coding sequence ATGGAGGAAACGAACGTGACGCCCGACGAGGCCGCTCGCACCGTCGAGCACGTCGTCGAACGGATCGAAGAGGCCGCAGTCGTCGACCGGCAGGTGCTCCACGCCATGCTGTCGGCGGTGTTGGCCCGCGGGCACGTCCTGCTCGAGGACGTCCCGGGAACGGGGAAAACGGTCACCGCGCGGGTGATCGCCGAATCGATGGGGTTGGCGTTCAAACGGATCCAGTTTACGCCGGATCTGTTGCCCTCGGACGTGACCGGCTCGACGATCTACGACGATTCGACCGGCGAGTTCGAGTTCGCGAAGGGGCCGGTCTTTACGAACGTCGTGCTCGCCGACGAGATTAATCGCGCGCCGCCGAAAACCCAGGCCGCCCTGCTCGAGGCCATGGAGGAACGGCAGGTCAGCGTCGACGGGACGACCTACGACTTGCCCGACCCGTTCGTGGTCGTCGCGACCCAGAACCCGATCGAACAGGAGGGGACCTTCCGCCTGCCCGAGGCCCAGCGCGACCGATTCAGCGTCAAGACCTCGCTTGGCTATCCGGATTTCGACGGCGAGATGGGGCTGCTCGAGCGGCGGGCGAACCGCCGGTCGCTCTCGCCGAGCGTCGATCCGGTCGTCCGCTCGGACGCGGTCCGCCTCTTACAGGGGCTCACGGAGGAGGTGACCGTCGACGAGAAGGTCCGCCGCTACATCGTGGAAATCGCACGGAAGACGCGGTCGGACCAGCGGGCCGAGATCGGCGTCTCCCCCCGCGGCGTCCAGCGCGTCTTCGAAGCGGCCCGCGCCGCGGCGCTCATCGACGGCCGCTCGTACGTGACACCGGACGACGTCAAACGGCTCGCACAACCCACGATGGCCCACCGGATCGTGCTCACGACCGAGGCGACCGTCGAGGGCGTCGACGAGAGCGCCGTCGTCCGTCACGCAGTAACCGCCGTCGACGTGCCGGCCGTCGCGCCGGGTGGGGACGACCCCGAGCCGCCGACCGAATCCGAAACCACGGCCGATGACCCACGGAACGAGACTCCGTCAGCGGACCCACGTGACGAGCCGTCGTCGAACGACTCACGGGACGATCCCGACTCGAGTTCCGAACGACAGGGCGATCCGCGGATGGGCGATTGA
- a CDS encoding four-helix bundle copper-binding protein translates to MAFQQLEHADDHMQDCIDNCLEAAQVCEWCADACAEEGESMARCIRLCRDVADIASLHARFMARNSGYHAELGELCADLCEECAEECDQHDHDHCQACAEVLPKCAESCREMASA, encoded by the coding sequence ATGGCGTTCCAACAGCTCGAACACGCGGACGATCACATGCAGGACTGTATCGACAACTGCCTCGAGGCCGCCCAGGTCTGTGAGTGGTGTGCCGACGCCTGTGCGGAGGAGGGCGAATCGATGGCGCGGTGTATTCGGCTCTGTCGGGACGTGGCCGATATCGCCTCACTGCACGCGCGGTTTATGGCCCGCAACTCGGGGTATCACGCGGAACTAGGCGAACTCTGTGCGGACCTCTGTGAGGAGTGTGCCGAGGAGTGCGACCAACACGACCACGACCACTGTCAGGCCTGCGCCGAAGTGTTGCCCAAGTGTGCCGAGAGCTGTCGTGAGATGGCCTCGGCCTGA
- a CDS encoding DUF4382 domain-containing protein: MNGRTIQLILVATLVAIAGCAGGMGGGLRTDSADDSSVTDSSAGTGTAAFYVSDEPNAIDDFEHLNVTITEVGFKKGGELSDGSDGDAETESEADDAENETDGEREERTEGDQKADDERDEEGDEWTEYDVDERTVDLTELKGSNASMIDEFELPAGDYETVFIYVSDTEGVLTDGSTTRVKLPSSKLQLDRKFTIGDNESVDFVYDIAPHKAGKSGKYILKPVISQSGTGDDVEIDDVGEETKDEDDEKGDGDGDGTGEAKADSRDD; encoded by the coding sequence ATGAACGGACGGACGATCCAACTGATACTCGTTGCGACCCTCGTCGCCATCGCCGGCTGTGCCGGTGGCATGGGTGGGGGCCTGAGAACCGATTCGGCAGACGACTCGTCCGTGACGGACTCGAGCGCGGGAACGGGGACGGCCGCGTTCTACGTCAGCGACGAGCCGAACGCAATCGACGATTTCGAACACCTCAACGTGACGATCACGGAAGTCGGCTTCAAGAAGGGCGGCGAGTTGTCCGACGGTTCCGACGGGGACGCCGAAACCGAATCCGAAGCCGACGACGCTGAAAACGAGACCGACGGCGAGCGGGAAGAACGGACGGAAGGCGACCAGAAAGCGGACGATGAGAGAGACGAGGAAGGGGACGAGTGGACCGAGTACGACGTCGACGAACGGACGGTCGACCTCACCGAACTGAAGGGCTCGAACGCGTCGATGATCGACGAATTCGAACTCCCGGCCGGCGACTACGAGACGGTCTTCATCTACGTCAGCGACACCGAAGGCGTCCTGACCGACGGGAGCACGACGAGGGTGAAACTGCCGAGCAGCAAACTCCAGCTGGACAGGAAATTCACCATCGGCGACAACGAATCGGTCGACTTCGTCTACGACATCGCGCCCCATAAGGCCGGTAAGAGCGGGAAGTACATCCTCAAGCCGGTGATCAGCCAGAGCGGAACGGGCGACGACGTCGAGATCGACGATGTTGGCGAGGAAACGAAAGACGAGGACGACGAGAAAGGCGACGGCGACGGTGACGGAACCGGTGAGGCCAAAGCGGACTCGCGAGACGACTAA
- a CDS encoding DUF58 domain-containing protein: MIDRQVRWRGAIAATVALAIAGVADGNPVLLLGAVIPLVFVAAGSLSRVRVPEGLVATRTVTPTPAPPGQPVTVTLEVTNDSDRTITDLRVVDGVPGELAVLEGSPRAGGTLEPGDRIRVEYLVVARRGEYAFERPQCRVRGLGASAMATTALPVSGDRSVVCRLDADAPPIEEDGTQRVGQLTVDDPGEGLSFHSTREYHPDDPANRIDWRQYAKRGTLATVRYERQVSATVVLVLDARAPNRVVAGRGRPTAIEYGAYAATRALTDLLGHGHDVGVAVIGLDGPGPAGCYWLEPANGPEQRTRALALLRQVIDEEPPSARDAGTRRSGGGRRGHTGEQVRKVLELAPTSAQLALFSPLLDDPPVNAVETWRGAGLPVVVLSPDVVPANTVSGQYEQTRRRTRLARCQAAGVRTVDWRRGTPLPLVIERAFAADTRLSSARLTGGTASGNGPSDTDQPAPEGGAAGQSSDHTRSERTADPPMRSGGDD, encoded by the coding sequence GTGATCGACCGACAGGTACGCTGGCGAGGGGCCATCGCGGCGACGGTCGCGCTCGCCATCGCCGGGGTCGCCGACGGAAACCCCGTTCTCCTGTTGGGTGCGGTCATCCCGCTGGTCTTCGTCGCCGCCGGCTCGCTGTCCCGCGTTCGAGTCCCCGAGGGGCTCGTCGCGACCAGGACGGTAACGCCGACGCCCGCACCCCCTGGCCAGCCCGTCACCGTCACGCTCGAGGTAACCAACGACTCCGATCGGACGATCACGGACCTCCGAGTCGTCGACGGCGTTCCCGGGGAGCTGGCCGTTCTCGAGGGATCGCCCCGGGCCGGCGGGACGCTCGAGCCCGGTGATCGGATTCGCGTGGAGTACCTCGTGGTGGCCCGCCGCGGCGAGTACGCGTTCGAGCGGCCACAGTGTCGCGTTCGCGGACTCGGGGCGAGCGCGATGGCGACGACGGCGCTGCCAGTGTCGGGCGATCGGTCGGTCGTCTGCCGACTCGACGCCGACGCGCCGCCGATCGAAGAGGACGGCACACAGCGCGTCGGACAGCTCACCGTCGACGATCCCGGCGAGGGGCTCTCGTTTCACTCGACCCGCGAGTACCACCCCGACGACCCCGCGAACCGCATCGACTGGCGTCAGTACGCGAAACGAGGGACGCTCGCAACGGTCAGGTACGAACGGCAGGTCTCGGCGACCGTCGTGTTGGTCCTCGATGCACGCGCACCCAACCGCGTCGTCGCCGGCCGCGGACGACCGACGGCCATCGAATACGGTGCCTACGCGGCGACCCGTGCGCTGACCGATCTGCTCGGCCACGGCCACGACGTCGGCGTCGCCGTCATCGGGCTGGACGGCCCCGGGCCGGCCGGCTGTTACTGGCTCGAGCCCGCAAACGGCCCCGAACAGCGGACCCGCGCGCTCGCGCTCCTTCGTCAGGTGATCGACGAGGAGCCCCCGTCCGCCCGCGATGCAGGCACACGCCGCTCCGGTGGCGGTCGGCGCGGACACACCGGCGAGCAGGTTCGCAAGGTGCTCGAGCTCGCACCGACGAGCGCACAGCTCGCGTTGTTCTCGCCGCTCCTCGACGATCCGCCGGTGAACGCGGTCGAGACCTGGCGGGGCGCGGGACTGCCCGTCGTCGTGCTCTCGCCCGACGTCGTCCCGGCGAACACCGTCAGCGGCCAATACGAGCAGACGCGACGACGAACGCGGCTGGCCCGCTGTCAGGCCGCCGGTGTGCGGACGGTCGACTGGCGACGCGGGACGCCGCTGCCCCTCGTCATCGAGCGCGCCTTCGCCGCCGACACGCGGCTCTCGAGTGCGCGACTCACCGGGGGCACCGCGAGCGGAAACGGACCGTCGGATACCGATCAGCCGGCCCCGGAGGGGGGAGCCGCCGGCCAATCGAGCGACCACACCCGGTCGGAACGGACCGCCGATCCGCCGATGCGGTCGGGAGGTGACGACTAG
- a CDS encoding DUF4129 domain-containing protein gives MSDDSTTDDAGGGADYRQVSFVALAVLALVLAAAFAPGMTGGTTSGSEPGFDFDFDFDFDPSTDGGGDDVDGGGGGESDDSDDEPGEGFDWRRLLELLDIGGDEGNGNGETETEVDPQCVITLDRKPVPGREVTATIYDDGEALTDAPVWFEDRKVGETDGNGRVTGEVPYVEELVIRVGGTTDPTCRAGTGTSMRSTVASGVGSQQPASVSGRSSELTAMATPASAGSGAAAAASAASTTGSMATPDQPSVQSETETNATSTYEVEGEVDLEVEGDPYPGEPITVEATIEGEPMSQAAVSVDGTGVGETDEDGRATVTVPDDGADAFEIEVARGEFAGTTTVDVLVLEATLVSDGLLPVPGSDGAVEATVGGEPVDGATVTVDGESDGTTGADGRLAIELPRDPTTTVTVTTERQTARTSVVGTYGVNALSIALVLTVLAALSFRIYGRRGPVAVVGVTAALLTVLVVEAVYGATAALAVLGIGLLLGLGVVVGRAGWSRPSRRDLPSIRDRLERLTSWLVGFTVGVVERLEAALEWGYSLAGAVREWLESLPRSGRALWARFTAWLRGLPTRTVAAGFGALVLVAGGYVVDGGRGAALVAVALAVAGVVVRRRDETETEAEPTTADEETADSTATETAPDHSGDERRSFRELWRAFARRVEPGRWRTRTPGEIERRALSKGYPRQPVRELTTLFREVEYGGRPRSSGRRERAADAYDAVERARIGDESTESDAEDRPESATEPASATEGEP, from the coding sequence GTGTCCGACGATTCCACCACCGACGACGCCGGCGGCGGGGCCGACTACCGGCAGGTCTCGTTCGTCGCACTCGCGGTACTCGCACTCGTACTGGCTGCCGCGTTCGCACCCGGAATGACCGGCGGAACCACCTCCGGGTCGGAACCGGGGTTCGATTTCGACTTCGATTTCGATTTCGACCCCAGTACCGACGGCGGCGGGGACGACGTCGACGGCGGTGGCGGCGGTGAGAGTGACGACTCCGATGACGAGCCCGGCGAGGGGTTCGACTGGCGGCGATTGCTCGAGTTGCTCGACATCGGCGGCGACGAGGGCAACGGAAACGGCGAGACGGAGACGGAAGTGGATCCCCAGTGTGTCATCACGCTGGACCGGAAGCCGGTCCCCGGACGGGAGGTCACGGCGACGATCTACGACGACGGCGAGGCGCTCACCGACGCGCCGGTCTGGTTCGAGGACCGAAAGGTAGGCGAGACTGACGGAAACGGACGGGTGACCGGCGAGGTTCCGTACGTCGAAGAGCTGGTCATCCGCGTCGGAGGGACGACCGATCCGACGTGTCGAGCCGGAACGGGCACGTCGATGCGATCGACAGTGGCTTCCGGAGTCGGCAGCCAGCAGCCGGCCAGCGTGAGCGGACGTTCGAGCGAACTGACGGCGATGGCAACACCAGCGAGTGCGGGTTCGGGAGCGGCGGCCGCAGCCTCGGCAGCGTCGACGACGGGTTCGATGGCCACGCCGGACCAACCCAGCGTCCAAAGCGAGACGGAGACGAACGCCACCAGCACCTACGAGGTCGAGGGGGAGGTCGACCTCGAGGTCGAGGGCGATCCCTATCCCGGGGAGCCGATCACCGTCGAGGCCACCATCGAGGGGGAACCGATGAGCCAGGCGGCCGTCTCCGTCGACGGGACCGGCGTCGGCGAGACGGACGAAGACGGGCGGGCCACGGTGACGGTCCCCGACGACGGGGCCGACGCGTTCGAAATCGAGGTCGCCCGCGGCGAGTTCGCAGGGACGACGACCGTCGACGTGTTGGTACTCGAGGCGACGCTCGTCTCCGACGGACTCCTGCCGGTGCCCGGGAGCGACGGCGCAGTCGAAGCCACGGTCGGCGGCGAGCCGGTCGACGGGGCGACGGTAACCGTCGACGGCGAGTCCGACGGAACGACGGGGGCAGACGGCCGATTGGCGATCGAACTCCCGCGGGATCCGACGACGACCGTGACGGTCACCACGGAGCGACAGACTGCACGCACGTCGGTGGTCGGAACGTACGGCGTGAACGCGCTGTCGATCGCGCTCGTCCTCACCGTGCTGGCAGCGCTCTCGTTCCGGATTTACGGCCGTCGCGGCCCCGTCGCGGTCGTCGGAGTCACGGCGGCGCTGCTGACGGTGCTCGTCGTCGAGGCGGTTTACGGGGCGACGGCTGCGCTCGCGGTACTCGGCATCGGCCTCCTGCTCGGCCTCGGCGTCGTCGTGGGTCGGGCCGGCTGGAGTCGGCCGAGCCGCCGGGATCTGCCATCGATCCGCGACCGGCTGGAGCGGCTGACGTCGTGGCTCGTCGGGTTCACAGTCGGCGTTGTCGAACGGCTCGAGGCCGCCCTCGAGTGGGGGTACTCGCTGGCCGGGGCCGTCCGGGAGTGGCTCGAGTCGCTGCCCCGGTCGGGACGAGCCCTCTGGGCACGGTTCACCGCCTGGCTTCGGGGGCTCCCCACTCGGACGGTTGCAGCCGGCTTCGGGGCCCTCGTCCTCGTCGCGGGCGGCTACGTCGTCGACGGCGGGCGGGGGGCGGCTCTCGTCGCTGTCGCGCTCGCCGTCGCCGGTGTGGTGGTGCGCCGACGCGACGAGACGGAAACGGAAGCCGAACCGACGACAGCGGACGAGGAGACGGCCGATTCCACGGCGACGGAGACGGCTCCCGATCACTCGGGAGACGAACGGCGCTCGTTCCGCGAGCTGTGGCGGGCCTTCGCACGCCGGGTCGAACCGGGGCGCTGGCGAACCCGGACGCCCGGCGAGATCGAGCGCCGTGCCCTCTCGAAGGGGTATCCACGGCAGCCGGTTCGCGAGCTGACGACGCTCTTTCGCGAGGTTGAGTACGGCGGTCGGCCGCGCTCGAGCGGTCGTCGCGAACGGGCGGCCGACGCCTACGACGCGGTCGAGCGGGCTCGAATCGGGGACGAATCCACGGAATCGGACGCCGAAGACCGGCCGGAGTCTGCGACCGAACCGGCGTCGGCCACGGAGGGAGAGCCGTGA
- a CDS encoding DUF7269 family protein, which translates to MNRRYQLVVALLGLTVVGIGTVLGVGGAGGSSAAGALVVVLALVALGIGLWKLRGTPGSGGDAPTVPWAADDRFASPAPERTTRDPALSSDALAGVIEAAGEEARNAGAVADGLEVVRPPLREALLDALEHGGWSRSEAAAAIADGSWTDDEVAASVLATEVAPPTRPFRERVRAWLYPERVVRRRAHRATSAVAEVADEALPTVPGQTAPRNVPVLQPRLEELQRGADGRLQRAIEPRAIARGPRPIRPRIDDDLEHASERPADTERDGDGPAEDREVTDA; encoded by the coding sequence GTGAACCGACGATACCAGCTCGTCGTCGCCCTCTTGGGGCTGACGGTCGTCGGGATCGGGACGGTACTGGGCGTCGGCGGGGCCGGCGGATCGAGCGCTGCCGGGGCCCTCGTCGTCGTGCTCGCGCTGGTCGCGCTGGGCATCGGTCTTTGGAAGCTCCGTGGGACGCCCGGATCGGGCGGGGACGCGCCGACGGTTCCCTGGGCGGCCGACGATCGGTTCGCGAGTCCGGCACCCGAGCGGACCACTCGCGATCCCGCCCTCTCGAGCGACGCGCTGGCGGGAGTGATCGAGGCAGCCGGCGAGGAAGCCCGCAACGCGGGGGCCGTCGCCGACGGCCTCGAGGTCGTTCGGCCCCCGCTCCGGGAAGCACTACTGGACGCGCTCGAGCACGGGGGGTGGTCGCGGTCGGAGGCAGCAGCGGCGATCGCGGACGGGAGCTGGACCGACGACGAGGTCGCCGCCAGCGTCCTCGCGACGGAGGTCGCCCCGCCGACCCGGCCGTTCCGTGAGCGCGTGCGTGCGTGGCTCTACCCCGAACGCGTCGTCCGACGGCGAGCACATCGGGCGACGAGTGCGGTCGCCGAGGTCGCCGACGAGGCCCTGCCGACGGTGCCGGGCCAGACCGCACCCCGGAACGTCCCCGTGTTGCAACCACGGCTCGAGGAACTCCAGCGCGGGGCCGACGGGCGACTGCAGCGGGCCATCGAGCCGCGGGCGATCGCTCGCGGCCCACGGCCGATCCGACCCCGAATCGACGACGACCTCGAGCATGCGAGTGAGAGACCGGCCGATACCGAACGGGACGGAGACGGCCCGGCTGAGGATCGGGAGGTGACCGACGCGTGA
- a CDS encoding amidohydrolase, translating into MTTLAITGGQVLRPDLTVTAADVLVDQDAGEIRDIGPDLADDADETLEAANSLVMPGFVNGHCHVAMTLLRGYADDKPLEAWLQEDIWPAEGELTADDVHAGAQLGLLELIKSGTTAVADMYFHVPEVADAVETAGIRARLGHGIVTVGKDDEVAREDANTSLEIAREYDGAADGRISTAFKPHSLTTVGSEYLEEFVPKAREAGVPIHYHANETENEVAPIVEEHGQRPLEYAADRGMLEPEDFIAHGVHVDDREIELLAEAGTGVIHCPASNMKLGSGMAPVQRMLDAGVTVGLGTDGAASNNDLSMLDEARDAAMLGKLAADDASAVSAEATVDMVTRGSADAIGLASGRLEAGAPADLAVIDLEAPHLTPRHDLVSHLAYAATAADVRHTVCDGQVLMRDREVLTLEEAAVRERALEAATSLVERVDT; encoded by the coding sequence ATGACCACGCTTGCGATCACCGGTGGGCAGGTCCTCCGACCTGACCTGACGGTGACGGCTGCGGACGTACTGGTCGATCAGGACGCCGGCGAGATCCGCGATATCGGGCCCGACCTCGCGGACGACGCCGACGAGACGCTCGAGGCCGCGAACTCGCTCGTGATGCCGGGGTTCGTCAACGGCCACTGTCACGTCGCCATGACGCTCCTGCGGGGGTACGCCGACGACAAACCCCTCGAGGCGTGGCTCCAGGAGGACATCTGGCCGGCGGAAGGGGAACTAACGGCCGACGACGTCCACGCGGGTGCCCAACTGGGCCTACTCGAGTTGATCAAGTCGGGGACGACTGCCGTTGCGGACATGTACTTCCACGTGCCCGAGGTCGCCGACGCGGTCGAGACGGCCGGCATCCGGGCGCGGCTCGGCCACGGCATCGTCACCGTCGGGAAGGACGACGAGGTCGCCCGCGAGGACGCGAACACGAGCCTCGAGATCGCCCGCGAGTACGACGGCGCGGCCGATGGCCGGATCTCGACGGCGTTCAAACCCCACTCGTTGACGACCGTCGGGAGCGAGTATCTCGAGGAGTTCGTTCCCAAAGCCCGAGAGGCGGGCGTTCCGATCCACTACCACGCCAACGAGACCGAAAACGAGGTCGCGCCGATCGTCGAGGAACACGGCCAGCGCCCCCTCGAGTACGCCGCCGATCGGGGGATGCTCGAGCCCGAGGACTTCATCGCTCACGGCGTCCACGTCGATGACCGGGAGATCGAACTGCTCGCCGAAGCCGGGACCGGCGTGATCCACTGCCCGGCCTCGAACATGAAGCTGGGAAGCGGGATGGCCCCCGTTCAACGGATGCTCGACGCGGGCGTCACCGTCGGCCTCGGGACCGACGGCGCGGCCTCGAACAACGACCTTTCGATGCTCGACGAGGCCCGCGACGCGGCCATGCTCGGGAAACTCGCCGCCGACGATGCGAGTGCAGTCTCCGCCGAGGCGACCGTCGACATGGTGACCCGGGGGAGCGCCGACGCGATCGGCCTCGCGTCCGGCCGCCTCGAGGCGGGAGCGCCGGCCGATCTCGCGGTGATCGACCTCGAGGCACCCCACCTGACGCCGCGCCACGACCTCGTGAGTCACCTCGCGTACGCGGCCACAGCGGCCGACGTCCGCCACACTGTCTGCGACGGGCAGGTGCTCATGCGCGACCGCGAGGTGCTGACGCTCGAGGAAGCGGCGGTTCGGGAGCGAGCGCTCGAGGCGGCGACGTCGCTGGTCGAACGGGTCGACACCTAA
- a CDS encoding adenosylhomocysteinase: protein MTDTEYPPISEQLDDLESAREEGRRKMDWAAQHMPICEHVREEFVAEQPFAGERIGMAMHVEAKTAILVETLAEGGAEVAVTGCNPLSTHDDVSAALDTHENITSYAKRGVDDEEYYAAIEAVIAHEPTITVDDGMDLVAAIHEDYPELIDGIVGGAEETTTGVHRLRAMDDDDALEYPVFAVNDTPMKRLFDNVHGTGESSLASIAMTTNLSWAGKNVVVAGYGYCGKGVAKKAAGQNANVIVTEVEPRRALEAHMEGYEVMPMAEAAEVGDVFLTTTGNRDVIVEEHFEEMKDGVLLANAGHFDIEIDLEALGDLAVDRYEARDGVEAYELADGRKLNVIAEGRLVNLAAPVSLGHPVEVMDQSFGIQAVCVREMLENGDEYDAGVHDVPDELDKEIAEIKLEAEGVDFDSLTDTQHEYMDSWDHGT, encoded by the coding sequence ATGACCGACACCGAGTATCCCCCGATCAGCGAGCAGCTAGACGACCTCGAGTCGGCTCGCGAGGAGGGACGCCGGAAGATGGACTGGGCCGCCCAACACATGCCGATCTGCGAGCACGTCCGCGAGGAGTTCGTCGCCGAGCAGCCGTTCGCGGGCGAGCGCATCGGGATGGCGATGCACGTCGAGGCGAAGACGGCGATCCTCGTCGAGACGCTCGCGGAGGGCGGCGCGGAGGTCGCCGTCACGGGCTGTAACCCCCTGTCGACCCACGACGACGTGAGCGCGGCGCTCGATACGCACGAGAACATCACCAGCTACGCCAAACGCGGCGTCGACGACGAGGAGTACTACGCCGCGATCGAGGCCGTCATCGCACACGAACCGACGATCACCGTCGACGACGGGATGGATCTCGTGGCCGCGATCCACGAGGACTACCCCGAACTGATCGACGGCATCGTCGGCGGCGCGGAGGAGACGACCACGGGCGTCCACCGCCTGCGCGCGATGGACGACGACGACGCGCTCGAGTATCCCGTCTTCGCGGTCAACGACACGCCGATGAAGCGCCTGTTCGACAACGTCCACGGCACCGGCGAGTCCTCGCTGGCGTCGATCGCCATGACCACGAACCTCTCGTGGGCCGGCAAGAACGTCGTCGTCGCCGGCTACGGCTACTGCGGGAAGGGCGTCGCGAAGAAGGCCGCCGGTCAGAACGCCAACGTCATCGTCACCGAAGTCGAACCCCGGCGCGCCCTCGAGGCCCACATGGAGGGTTACGAGGTCATGCCGATGGCCGAGGCCGCCGAGGTCGGCGACGTCTTCCTGACGACGACGGGCAACCGGGACGTCATCGTCGAGGAGCACTTCGAGGAGATGAAAGACGGCGTCTTGCTGGCCAACGCCGGCCACTTCGACATCGAGATCGATCTCGAGGCCCTCGGCGACCTCGCGGTCGACCGCTACGAAGCACGCGACGGCGTCGAGGCCTACGAGCTGGCCGACGGTCGCAAACTGAACGTCATCGCCGAGGGACGGCTCGTCAACCTCGCCGCGCCCGTCTCGCTTGGCCACCCCGTCGAGGTCATGGACCAGTCGTTCGGTATTCAGGCCGTCTGCGTGCGCGAGATGCTCGAGAACGGCGACGAATACGACGCCGGCGTCCACGACGTCCCCGACGAACTCGACAAAGAGATCGCCGAGATCAAACTCGAGGCCGAAGGCGTCGACTTCGATTCGCTGACCGACACCCAGCACGAGTACATGGACAGCTGGGACCACGGGACGTAA